In a genomic window of Gloeocapsopsis dulcis:
- a CDS encoding S-layer homology domain-containing protein produces the protein MLILKPALYILAALAISNLGQVVYASAIDSLKSPHLGVEKLDSQDNATSIKVNAAYLLQSPAAQDNSSAPDTYNIAQATTFPDIQNNWARSFIEALAARNVISGFPDGSFRPDALVTRAQFAAMISQAFPQTAQRQAIAFNDVPPSYWASEAIQAAYQSGFLAGYPNNVFLPEQNIPRAQALVSLASGLNLRANDVAILDTFQDAGDIPDFARNAIAAATENRLVVNYPNLASLSPNQIATRADVAAFIYQALVRSGTVPPLRTTDVATQYIVGEEPVTTPPTPAPIAPQEVAQLREQFRIEPPTLVDIIRPTVRGGGSTVGSPTAFGADWGDAFLGASFQARARNTNRSDGGVSFGFGLGDAQRTVGLEVAVSVVDLIGNTFEDGGVSFKLHRVLPNNFGVAVGVENATTWGSTDGGSSVYGVVSKIIPLRDDPTEPLSRLTLSLGLGGGRFRSESDVQAGNETVNVFGSIGLQALERVSLIADWTGQDLNLGASIVPFNIPLVVVLKM, from the coding sequence ATGCTGATTTTAAAACCTGCACTTTATATTTTAGCAGCACTAGCTATTAGTAACTTGGGTCAGGTAGTATATGCTAGCGCCATTGACTCCCTAAAATCTCCTCATCTTGGAGTAGAAAAACTTGATTCCCAAGACAATGCTACTTCGATTAAAGTAAACGCCGCGTATTTATTGCAGTCACCAGCAGCACAAGACAACTCGTCAGCTCCTGATACTTACAATATTGCACAAGCAACAACATTTCCAGATATTCAGAATAACTGGGCGCGGAGTTTTATTGAAGCTTTAGCTGCACGAAATGTTATTAGTGGTTTTCCTGATGGTAGTTTTCGCCCTGATGCACTAGTAACTCGTGCTCAGTTTGCAGCAATGATTAGTCAAGCATTTCCGCAGACTGCTCAACGCCAAGCGATCGCCTTCAATGATGTGCCTCCGTCTTACTGGGCAAGTGAAGCAATTCAAGCCGCGTACCAATCAGGATTTCTCGCCGGATATCCAAATAATGTCTTTCTTCCTGAACAAAACATTCCTCGCGCCCAAGCTTTAGTTTCGCTTGCTAGTGGACTTAATTTAAGAGCAAATGATGTTGCCATCCTTGATACCTTTCAGGATGCAGGTGATATTCCTGATTTTGCGCGAAATGCGATCGCTGCTGCAACAGAAAATCGTTTAGTTGTTAACTATCCCAACTTAGCTTCGCTCAGTCCCAATCAAATTGCAACTCGTGCGGATGTCGCAGCGTTTATTTATCAAGCTTTAGTCCGTAGCGGCACAGTACCACCTTTAAGAACAACAGATGTTGCAACTCAGTACATTGTTGGTGAAGAACCCGTTACTACACCACCAACTCCTGCACCCATAGCACCGCAGGAAGTCGCACAGCTACGCGAACAGTTTCGCATCGAACCACCAACATTAGTCGATATTATCAGACCAACCGTACGAGGAGGTGGGTCTACTGTAGGTTCGCCCACTGCGTTTGGTGCTGATTGGGGCGATGCCTTTTTGGGTGCTAGCTTTCAAGCGCGGGCGCGGAATACAAATCGTTCTGATGGTGGTGTTTCCTTTGGTTTTGGTTTAGGTGACGCACAACGTACCGTAGGGCTAGAGGTTGCGGTTTCAGTTGTCGATTTAATCGGTAATACGTTTGAAGATGGTGGTGTCAGTTTCAAGTTGCACCGCGTGTTACCAAATAACTTTGGTGTTGCTGTTGGTGTAGAAAATGCTACGACTTGGGGTTCTACTGATGGTGGTAGCAGTGTCTATGGTGTTGTCAGTAAGATTATTCCCTTGCGTGACGATCCTACTGAACCTTTGAGTCGGCTGACTTTATCTTTAGGTCTTGGTGGTGGTCGTTTCCGTTCTGAAAGTGATGTCCAAGCAGGTAATGAAACAGTGAATGTCTTTGGTAGTATTGGGTTACAAGCTTTGGAGCGAGTCTCACTCATTGCCGACTGGACAGGTCAAGATTTGAACTTGGGGGCTTCGATTGTTCCTTTTAATATCCCATTAGTGGTAGTGCTCAAGATGTAA
- a CDS encoding energy-coupling factor ABC transporter ATP-binding protein, translated as MKQQVPVSYSEQVTVAIAIQNLSFSYQDRLNVLQNIHLNVRAGERVGLIGPNGSGKTTLFLLTCGVLKPTAGKILLFNKPIVVGEFRPEIGLVFQNPNDQLFLPSVRDDIAFGPENMGLSAIEVEERIQEAVSLTGVQNLVERVPHNLSGGEKCMVAIAGVLAMRPQLVLYDEPSANLDMRSRRRLIQFLQKSQQTMMISSHDLELILEVCDRVLLLNQGQIIADGDPCDVMGDQLLMEAHGLEKPFSLTTR; from the coding sequence ATGAAGCAGCAAGTACCTGTGTCTTACTCCGAACAAGTTACAGTGGCGATCGCAATTCAAAATCTATCTTTTTCTTATCAAGATAGGCTGAATGTTTTACAAAATATCCATTTAAATGTCCGCGCAGGCGAAAGAGTCGGTTTAATTGGACCTAACGGTTCTGGTAAGACGACTCTATTTTTGCTGACGTGCGGTGTCTTGAAGCCCACCGCAGGAAAAATTCTACTATTTAATAAACCAATTGTTGTGGGAGAGTTTCGTCCTGAAATTGGTTTAGTATTTCAAAATCCTAATGACCAGTTATTTTTGCCCTCAGTTCGAGATGATATTGCGTTTGGTCCAGAAAATATGGGACTATCTGCAATTGAGGTAGAAGAACGGATACAAGAAGCTGTATCACTTACTGGCGTACAGAATTTAGTTGAGCGAGTTCCGCATAACCTCTCTGGTGGTGAGAAGTGTATGGTAGCAATTGCTGGAGTTCTCGCGATGCGTCCTCAACTAGTTCTATACGATGAGCCTTCTGCTAACTTAGATATGCGTTCTCGCCGTCGCTTGATTCAGTTTCTCCAAAAGTCGCAGCAGACGATGATGATTTCTTCCCATGACTTGGAACTGATTTTAGAAGTATGCGATCGCGTGCTTCTTCTCAATCAAGGTCAAATTATTGCTGATGGCGATCCTTGCGACGTTATGGGCGATCAGCTATTAATGGAAGCCCACGGTTTAGAAAAGCCTTTTTCGCTGACGACGCGCTAG
- the cbiQ gene encoding cobalt ECF transporter T component CbiQ, whose amino-acid sequence MKHGLDTYAYLKSPIHCWETRCKLVALLALIFTFAFVQQLILLPAMVIVTLIYYSISRLPGYFLLQRLRYPGFFLATLAILLPFTVGNTIIWQLGFLALRQEGLVALTLIVTRFLCILTIGLILFGTAPFLTSIKAMRSLGLPSVLADMTLLSYRYIEQFGEDLTRMQTAMRLRGFRANKLSRRNLTVLASLAGSLLVQSYEQSQQVYQAMILRGYGCVPQRRRQQFKTHASDLIALLVTCFVAFGFVIAEIILAS is encoded by the coding sequence ATGAAACACGGATTAGATACCTATGCTTATCTAAAGTCCCCAATTCACTGTTGGGAAACTCGATGCAAGCTTGTCGCGCTTTTGGCTTTGATCTTTACCTTTGCTTTTGTCCAGCAGTTAATTTTGTTACCAGCAATGGTAATAGTGACGTTGATCTATTACAGTATCTCGCGCCTACCAGGATATTTTTTGTTGCAGCGGTTGCGCTATCCTGGGTTCTTTTTGGCAACGCTCGCCATTTTACTACCGTTCACTGTTGGTAACACTATTATTTGGCAGCTAGGTTTTTTAGCCCTGCGACAAGAGGGATTAGTAGCACTAACCTTAATTGTGACTAGATTTTTGTGTATTTTAACCATTGGTCTGATTTTATTCGGAACTGCGCCATTTCTGACGAGTATTAAAGCAATGCGATCGCTGGGGCTACCATCAGTTTTAGCTGACATGACGCTGTTGTCTTACCGCTACATTGAACAATTTGGCGAAGATTTAACGAGAATGCAGACAGCTATGCGGTTACGCGGGTTTCGTGCTAACAAATTAAGTCGTCGTAACTTAACAGTTTTAGCATCTCTTGCTGGTAGCTTATTAGTACAAAGTTACGAACAGTCACAGCAAGTTTATCAAGCGATGATCTTACGCGGCTATGGTTGCGTACCTCAACGTCGCCGTCAACAATTCAAAACTCATGCAAGCGATCTGATTGCACTTTTAGTAACTTGCTTTGTTGCATTCGGGTTTGTCATAGCAGAAATCATCTTAGCATCATGA
- a CDS encoding NACHT domain-containing protein, whose amino-acid sequence MARRSLQASIIGIEKAKRAFKRTGWTQEDLACEVGIETRQPVWKFFTGKPIERRVFLEICFRLDLDWQEIAILPMDDTSIVTEEQDNQSNIDTLLQIVRSRRYNRIQTQCGVVRLLDTAQPVELNDICVSAEVVDKTNQRWLDASQLHCLHVEELNRYSCSPAYQKRIPAMQAVATSSKLMILGKPGAGKSMLLRQIAIKCNRGELLANRFPFFIRLQNFAEDASEFQNYNLLDYISHELGKIDISVQQVETLLDSGKALVLLDGLDEVPEEDRVEVQKQIRKFSEKYDKNHFIITCRIAAQQYWFEEFTDVEIADFSFPQIEAFTQKWFVNANNSFRQEGSTLATQFIQKLLSPENQPIRELAKTPLLLHLICSMFQAGLDFSAKRSKIYKQALDVLLVRWDEVRGINRDRSFYYQLPLLHKIKLLSQIAIITFEQGHYFFTQCNILRYIKDYLRSLPNTPADLEELQLMSEAVLRSLLAQHGILVEQAQEIYSFSHLTFQEYLTARNIVASFEPEELNKNLMQLTVHMSKAHWHEVFLLTVEMLADADALMQSIQRYSDELMAVDEKLQQFLTWVHQKSLAVEAPYQSAAIRAFYLTLDLCSEVSLARDLSLALAIEPNLAGNLPPDLALDLAVIRTLSLILALPNEPSWEQVLALNSALPHDLAFICHSKLQLLLQELKNQISTFNQDEDALKEWWSTQVNQLKFQIIWYRNVGYQWRFNEQQKELLQQYYAIQHLLLYCLRNSCAVSSAVRQQIEKTLLLPLTKSSNLLESPKSKCLKLGLF is encoded by the coding sequence ATGGCACGGCGATCGCTACAAGCATCTATTATAGGTATCGAAAAAGCAAAAAGAGCTTTTAAACGTACAGGATGGACGCAAGAAGATTTGGCTTGTGAGGTAGGCATTGAAACTCGTCAACCAGTCTGGAAGTTTTTTACAGGTAAACCGATTGAGCGGCGGGTCTTTCTAGAAATTTGCTTTCGCCTCGATCTAGATTGGCAAGAGATTGCAATTCTACCAATGGATGATACCTCGATAGTGACAGAGGAACAAGATAATCAATCAAACATTGATACTTTATTACAAATAGTGCGATCGCGCCGTTACAACAGGATTCAAACTCAGTGTGGTGTTGTACGTTTATTAGATACTGCTCAACCAGTTGAGCTAAATGATATTTGTGTCAGTGCTGAGGTAGTGGACAAAACCAACCAAAGATGGTTAGATGCATCGCAGTTACATTGTCTTCATGTTGAAGAACTAAATCGCTATAGTTGCAGCCCAGCATACCAGAAACGAATTCCAGCAATGCAAGCAGTTGCGACTTCTTCCAAGCTGATGATTCTGGGTAAACCTGGTGCTGGTAAATCTATGCTTTTGCGGCAAATTGCAATCAAATGCAATCGCGGTGAATTGCTAGCAAATCGATTTCCTTTCTTTATCCGGCTGCAAAACTTTGCCGAGGACGCTAGCGAGTTTCAAAATTATAATTTATTGGACTACATCAGCCATGAGTTAGGCAAAATTGATATTTCAGTTCAACAAGTTGAAACTTTGCTTGATAGTGGCAAGGCGTTAGTTTTATTAGATGGGTTAGATGAAGTTCCAGAGGAAGACAGAGTAGAGGTTCAAAAACAGATTCGCAAGTTCTCTGAGAAGTACGACAAAAATCATTTCATAATCACATGTCGAATTGCTGCCCAGCAGTATTGGTTTGAGGAATTCACTGATGTTGAAATAGCTGATTTTAGCTTTCCACAAATTGAAGCCTTCACTCAGAAGTGGTTTGTCAATGCCAACAATAGCTTTAGACAAGAAGGATCTACCCTAGCAACTCAGTTCATACAAAAACTTCTGTCACCAGAAAATCAGCCAATTCGCGAACTCGCTAAAACACCGCTCTTACTTCACTTGATCTGTTCCATGTTTCAAGCTGGGTTAGACTTCTCGGCTAAACGCTCCAAAATATACAAACAAGCATTAGACGTTTTGTTGGTTCGCTGGGATGAAGTTAGAGGGATTAACCGAGATAGAAGTTTCTATTATCAGCTGCCTTTACTTCACAAGATCAAACTGCTAAGTCAGATTGCTATCATCACCTTTGAACAAGGACATTACTTTTTTACGCAATGCAATATTTTGCGCTATATCAAAGACTATCTGCGTAGCTTACCAAATACCCCAGCCGATCTAGAGGAATTGCAGCTGATGAGCGAGGCAGTGCTGCGATCTCTGCTCGCACAACATGGAATACTGGTAGAGCAAGCACAGGAAATTTACTCTTTTTCGCATCTCACCTTTCAAGAGTATTTAACAGCAAGAAACATTGTCGCTAGCTTTGAACCAGAGGAATTAAATAAGAACCTCATGCAGTTGACTGTTCACATGAGCAAAGCTCACTGGCACGAAGTTTTTCTACTTACAGTGGAAATGCTGGCAGATGCGGATGCTCTGATGCAATCAATACAGCGATATAGTGATGAGCTGATGGCTGTTGACGAGAAGTTGCAGCAGTTTCTCACTTGGGTTCACCAAAAATCTCTTGCAGTTGAAGCGCCCTATCAATCTGCAGCAATTCGTGCTTTTTATCTGACATTGGATCTTTGCAGCGAAGTTTCATTAGCCCGTGATTTATCTCTTGCGCTGGCGATTGAGCCAAATCTTGCTGGTAATCTTCCTCCCGATTTAGCTCTAGATTTAGCTGTTATCCGCACGCTCTCTCTAATTCTAGCTCTACCCAATGAACCCTCTTGGGAACAAGTCCTTGCCCTAAACTCTGCCCTTCCCCATGATTTAGCGTTTATTTGCCACTCTAAGTTGCAGCTTTTGCTCCAAGAGCTTAAAAATCAAATATCTACCTTTAACCAAGATGAAGACGCACTAAAAGAATGGTGGAGTACTCAGGTTAATCAATTAAAGTTTCAGATAATTTGGTATCGCAATGTCGGTTATCAGTGGCGGTTTAATGAGCAACAAAAAGAATTACTTCAGCAATACTATGCTATCCAACATTTACTACTATATTGCTTGAGGAACAGTTGTGCAGTCAGTTCTGCTGTACGGCAGCAAATTGAGAAAACTTTGTTATTGCCTTTAACTAAAAGTAGTAACTTGTTAGAAAGTCCTAAATCAAAGTGCTTAAAATTAGGGCTTTTTTGA
- a CDS encoding glycosyltransferase, translating to MRKPVLTIFYQFNPWHSTIGGVQTVVSNFIKYAPDEFEVRLVGTSNDPAQPNGKWQEAELAGRKLQFMPLFTLQNDNFRSLVPTTLKYTAALIGHCFASDFMHFHRLEPSLATLHWSGDKTLFIHNDIQKQMQSQENANAILWRRFPQAYFQLESLLVKQFNQILSCNSESVKLYQQKYPTIADRVAFIKNTVDSQTFCPLSLEEQQEKRVALTQKLELPANTQFILFAGRLHPQKDPLLLVRAISALTDLNVHLLIAGDGELATDVRLEVERLGLSKRITMLGSVIQAELTKLHQATNVFVLSSAYEGLPLVVLEALACGTPVVTTNCGEISKLLPANCGVICEERTPVAVADALRQVLLHAENYPIEACVRATEPYSASTVVGAVYSDMWHRWKQQNLVSTVQKCSTNFT from the coding sequence ATGCGCAAACCTGTTTTAACTATTTTTTACCAGTTTAATCCTTGGCACTCCACTATTGGCGGTGTCCAAACAGTGGTTAGCAATTTCATTAAGTATGCACCGGATGAATTTGAGGTTCGGCTTGTTGGAACTAGTAACGATCCAGCCCAACCAAATGGAAAGTGGCAAGAAGCTGAGCTTGCTGGTAGAAAACTACAGTTTATGCCTCTTTTTACTCTGCAAAATGACAATTTCAGAAGTCTAGTTCCTACAACCTTGAAATACACGGCAGCACTTATAGGACATTGTTTTGCTTCTGACTTTATGCACTTTCATCGTCTTGAACCAAGTTTGGCAACGCTGCATTGGTCAGGAGATAAAACTTTATTTATTCATAATGATATTCAAAAGCAAATGCAGTCTCAAGAAAATGCAAATGCGATCCTTTGGAGACGATTTCCGCAAGCGTATTTCCAGCTTGAAAGTTTATTAGTCAAGCAGTTCAACCAAATTCTCTCTTGTAACTCTGAATCTGTAAAACTTTATCAGCAGAAATATCCAACCATTGCCGATCGCGTTGCTTTCATCAAAAATACAGTAGATAGCCAAACATTCTGTCCATTATCTTTAGAAGAACAACAAGAAAAAAGAGTTGCCTTAACTCAAAAGTTAGAACTGCCAGCAAATACTCAATTTATTTTATTTGCAGGTCGCTTGCATCCTCAAAAAGATCCTCTTCTCTTAGTCCGAGCTATTTCTGCTCTGACTGACTTGAACGTGCATCTACTTATTGCTGGTGATGGAGAATTAGCCACCGATGTACGCCTTGAAGTTGAGCGACTTGGATTGTCTAAAAGAATAACAATGTTGGGTTCAGTTATCCAAGCTGAACTGACAAAGTTACATCAGGCTACCAATGTCTTTGTTTTAAGCAGTGCTTACGAAGGTTTACCTTTAGTTGTGCTTGAAGCGCTTGCCTGTGGAACGCCAGTGGTGACAACTAACTGTGGCGAAATTTCCAAACTACTTCCTGCCAATTGTGGAGTTATTTGTGAAGAACGTACTCCAGTTGCAGTTGCAGATGCCCTACGCCAAGTACTACTACATGCTGAAAATTATCCCATCGAGGCTTGTGTTCGGGCTACCGAACCTTACAGTGCCAGTACCGTAGTGGGTGCTGTTTACAGTGATATGTGGCACCGTTGGAAGCAGCAAAACCTCGTTTCTACTGTACAGAAATGTTCTACAAATTTCACATAA
- a CDS encoding IS1 family transposase → MPACPICASSQTVKNGRIHNGKQRFKCHECGRQFVEHPQKKVIDQNTREWIDRLLLERISLAGIARVAQVSEQWLQSYVNQKYAQVPRQVQVTPKKGVLTIQCDELWSFVDHKGNKQWVWLALDADTREIVGVYIGTRDETAARQLWNSLPPVYRQCAVAYTDFWAAYAAVLPNKRHRAVGKETGKTSYVERFNNTLRQRVSRLVRKTLSFSRSLENHIGAIWYFVHYYNASLLV, encoded by the coding sequence ATGCCTGCCTGCCCCATTTGTGCATCTTCTCAAACAGTCAAAAATGGTCGAATTCACAACGGTAAACAACGGTTCAAATGTCATGAATGCGGTCGGCAATTCGTAGAACATCCCCAAAAGAAGGTGATAGACCAAAACACACGGGAGTGGATTGACCGATTGCTGTTGGAGCGGATTTCCCTTGCTGGAATTGCTCGTGTAGCGCAGGTGTCTGAGCAATGGCTGCAAAGCTACGTTAATCAGAAATATGCTCAGGTGCCTCGGCAAGTGCAGGTGACACCCAAAAAAGGGGTGCTAACGATTCAGTGTGATGAGTTGTGGTCATTTGTAGACCACAAAGGCAACAAACAATGGGTTTGGTTAGCTCTGGATGCAGACACGCGTGAAATTGTTGGCGTTTACATTGGTACACGAGACGAAACGGCAGCTCGTCAATTGTGGAATTCTTTGCCCCCAGTCTACCGTCAATGTGCAGTTGCTTACACCGATTTTTGGGCAGCCTACGCAGCAGTTTTACCGAATAAGCGGCATCGTGCAGTCGGCAAAGAGACGGGCAAGACCAGTTATGTTGAGCGCTTCAACAACACGCTCAGGCAACGGGTGTCTCGATTGGTGCGAAAAACCTTGTCCTTTTCTAGGTCATTGGAGAATCATATTGGGGCTATTTGGTATTTTGTGCATTACTACAATGCATCATTACTTGTTTAG
- the cbiM gene encoding cobalt transporter CbiM: MHIPDGILPASIIVAGYATTGGVTWYSLRQIKRDKNPQENIPKASLLTAAFFVASWIHIPVPPVSVHLILNGLLGTILGYYAFPAIIIGLFFQAVMFQHGGLSTIGVNATMFGIPAILAYHLFQLRHKFGKNNRVWTGIFAFLSGAGGLGLSVVIFFFLVITNIPANIDAAIERNVIYGLVLAHLPLMLIEGAFTAAVTLFLMRVKPELLRQ; encoded by the coding sequence ATGCATATTCCTGACGGTATTCTTCCAGCTTCGATTATTGTTGCAGGTTACGCTACCACTGGCGGGGTAACTTGGTACTCATTGCGTCAAATCAAACGCGATAAAAATCCTCAAGAAAATATTCCTAAAGCATCGTTACTAACAGCTGCCTTTTTTGTAGCCTCTTGGATTCATATTCCGGTACCGCCAGTGAGTGTTCATTTGATTCTGAATGGACTGTTAGGAACTATTTTGGGATACTATGCCTTCCCCGCAATTATCATCGGTTTATTTTTTCAAGCAGTCATGTTTCAGCATGGTGGCTTATCAACAATAGGAGTAAATGCCACAATGTTTGGCATTCCGGCGATTTTAGCTTACCACTTGTTTCAGTTGCGTCACAAATTTGGCAAGAATAACCGCGTGTGGACAGGAATATTTGCGTTTCTCTCTGGTGCTGGTGGGTTAGGGCTTTCGGTAGTGATATTTTTCTTTTTGGTAATTACAAATATTCCGGCGAATATTGATGCAGCAATAGAACGAAATGTGATTTACGGACTCGTGCTTGCGCATCTTCCGCTAATGCTCATCGAAGGTGCGTTTACAGCAGCCGTAACTCTATTTCTCATGCGAGTTAAGCCGGAATTGTTAAGACAATGA
- a CDS encoding glycosyltransferase family 4 protein, with product MKIAVIGAKGLPAKQGGIEHHCQELYSRIVEQGHSVDLFARSSYTESLHRYDIQGIRVFPLPSIKFKGVDALLCSALAGVASSRMHYDIVHFHALGPALFSWLPKFTSAKVVVTCHGLDWQRAKWSKASSQLLQLGEKTAVSCADRLVVVSEDLRSYFRQTYGRETTYIPNAPAKLAESDPNFLYGTSLGLKQKCYILFLGRLVPEKRPDLLIKAFQAAKLPGWKLVLAGGVSDTNQFVLELVDIAAKSTDIIFPGELHGNRLAEIVRGAGLFVLPSELEGLPLAMLEAMQEGVPVLASDIPPHQQLLAEERGILFQTGNLDSCIDNLKWAIRNFQKLSAMVKDAKSYIQANYNWSYVTTETLRLYSSLCTSSNTFDPEFNVQTD from the coding sequence ATGAAAATTGCTGTAATTGGTGCGAAAGGCCTACCAGCTAAGCAGGGTGGGATTGAACATCACTGCCAAGAACTCTACTCTCGCATAGTCGAGCAAGGTCACTCTGTAGACCTGTTTGCCCGCTCCTCATACACTGAATCATTGCATCGTTACGATATTCAAGGCATTCGGGTATTTCCCCTACCTTCTATAAAGTTCAAAGGGGTAGATGCTTTACTTTGTTCTGCACTTGCAGGAGTTGCTTCTAGCAGAATGCACTACGATATCGTTCACTTTCATGCTTTAGGTCCGGCTTTATTTAGCTGGCTACCAAAATTCACTTCTGCAAAAGTTGTTGTTACATGTCATGGATTAGACTGGCAGCGAGCTAAGTGGAGTAAAGCTTCCTCGCAGTTACTACAGTTAGGGGAGAAAACTGCCGTAAGTTGCGCCGATCGCCTAGTTGTTGTCTCAGAAGATCTGCGTTCTTACTTTAGGCAAACTTATGGTAGAGAGACAACTTACATCCCCAATGCTCCAGCAAAATTGGCTGAATCAGATCCCAATTTTTTATATGGCACCTCGTTAGGTTTAAAGCAAAAGTGCTACATCCTTTTCCTTGGCAGGCTAGTACCTGAAAAACGTCCCGATTTACTGATTAAAGCCTTTCAAGCCGCTAAGCTACCTGGGTGGAAACTCGTTCTTGCTGGCGGTGTGAGCGATACTAATCAATTCGTCTTAGAGCTAGTTGACATAGCTGCGAAGAGTACAGACATCATATTCCCTGGCGAGCTTCATGGCAACCGCTTGGCAGAGATTGTTCGGGGGGCTGGATTGTTTGTACTTCCCTCTGAGTTAGAGGGACTACCTTTGGCAATGCTAGAAGCAATGCAGGAGGGTGTTCCAGTACTTGCCAGCGATATTCCTCCACATCAGCAACTGTTGGCTGAGGAACGAGGTATACTCTTTCAAACTGGAAATTTAGACTCCTGCATCGATAACTTAAAGTGGGCAATCCGTAATTTTCAAAAGCTATCAGCAATGGTTAAAGATGCAAAAAGCTATATCCAGGCAAACTATAACTGGAGCTACGTTACAACTGAAACCTTGAGATTGTATTCAAGTCTTTGTACCTCATCTAACACATTCGATCCAGAATTTAACGTTCAAACAGATTAA